The following are from one region of the Methanoculleus caldifontis genome:
- a CDS encoding PAS domain S-box protein — translation MLSALAVLDALGEGALLIDRTDRVAGVNRPLEHLLGIDKDAFCSSDIDRFVHRYLTPRVTDGESTAGIVALLSNRHDVAGLACTIRTAGNQERRFSISSNGIREGLLRGTRVVRLQDITELKRTEEELLESRKKYRTIFDSLDSGFCIIEMIFDPGGRPVDYRFQETNRAFERLTGLSDVVGKTMRELAPGHEERWFEIFGAVARTGEARRFVQTAKFLKEGWYEVYAFPFEGPDGNRVAVLFDDITDRKQAEDRLRESEEKFRQVFESMGAGFVILEAVYGDKEQPADFIILDVDPAYESITGSKRDQVIGRRVSEVAPGIGRNWVERCTEGLGADRPVRFEEYNSIRDRWYGIHAGPIPGKDRCAFIFTDITDRKHTEEALRKNEELLRTIIEHSRDGINMLDLKTGRYIFISPSLAEITGFSAEEIDNISAEEVFSRVHPADREIAITQQEVLAAGLEPSSIVEYRWKVKSGEYHWFSDSRKVVLDERGHPVALVGIIRDVTDRRRAEGALRESEEKFRALVEHSLDGTLILDPMGKILFANHAAARLVGIKDPGEAIGRRNVMEFIAPESQGDAIKDFGEVAKGIDAFIARYKVLTVAGAERWFESIGKSIVFEGAPAILISLRDITERQRVEEAIRQSEEKYRTLFDSASDIIIIHDLDGKFLDANRVATERLGYSREELLTMNLSMIVTPEFAALVPERIGEVVEKGHTVFETADVTRKGRHIPAEVSARLISYQGRPAVLSIVRDITERKRAEEAVRQSEERFRLLTENASDIVVVLDHEGRIRYASPSVKTVGGYAPKDLIGRSVLELTHPDDLALVLDALRTATAHPKGRVTLEVRIRHASGYWSYLEVTGANLLREPAVRGLLVNARDITDRKKAEEALVRRTDDLIRANREVEAARDEANVYLDIMTHDVRNANNVSSMYADLLMDLSEGNLKTYAEKLHASIDRSSEILMNVATIRRASEEPGNLVPVNLDAVIQSEIAGFPDAAIRYRGTRVEVLADGLLPTVFTNLIGNAVKFGGPDVEIVVRVEEQDGEVLVSVEDTGPGIQDEVKGKLFTRFERGMARGRGQGLGLFIVRTLVERYGGRVRVEDRIPGHPECGAAFRFTLKKAA, via the coding sequence GTGCTATCGGCACTGGCTGTACTCGACGCACTCGGCGAGGGGGCGCTCCTCATCGATCGTACCGACCGGGTGGCCGGAGTCAACCGCCCGCTCGAGCATCTTCTCGGCATCGACAAAGACGCCTTCTGCAGCAGCGATATCGACCGTTTCGTGCACCGGTACCTGACGCCGCGCGTCACGGACGGGGAGAGCACGGCGGGGATTGTGGCATTGCTCTCGAACCGGCACGACGTCGCCGGCCTCGCCTGCACCATCCGCACCGCTGGCAACCAGGAGCGCCGGTTTTCCATCTCCAGTAACGGCATCCGGGAAGGACTGCTCCGGGGTACCCGAGTCGTCCGACTCCAGGACATCACCGAACTGAAGCGCACAGAAGAGGAGCTGCTAGAGAGCAGGAAGAAGTACCGGACCATATTCGATTCCCTCGACTCAGGGTTCTGCATCATCGAGATGATCTTTGATCCCGGCGGTCGACCGGTCGATTACCGCTTCCAGGAGACAAACCGGGCGTTCGAGAGGCTGACGGGCCTCTCCGACGTCGTAGGAAAGACGATGCGGGAGCTTGCCCCGGGCCACGAAGAGCGCTGGTTTGAGATCTTCGGCGCCGTTGCCAGAACCGGTGAGGCCAGACGCTTCGTCCAGACTGCAAAATTCCTTAAGGAGGGGTGGTACGAGGTCTACGCCTTCCCGTTCGAGGGGCCGGACGGCAACAGGGTGGCTGTTCTCTTCGATGATATCACCGACCGGAAACAGGCGGAAGACAGGCTGCGTGAGAGCGAGGAGAAGTTCCGGCAGGTCTTCGAATCGATGGGAGCGGGATTTGTGATTCTCGAGGCGGTCTATGGTGATAAGGAGCAACCTGCCGACTTCATCATTCTCGACGTCGACCCCGCCTACGAGAGCATCACGGGTTCGAAGCGCGATCAGGTCATCGGCAGGCGTGTCTCCGAGGTCGCACCGGGTATCGGGAGGAACTGGGTTGAGCGCTGCACTGAAGGTCTCGGCGCCGACAGGCCAGTGCGGTTTGAAGAGTATAACTCGATCAGGGACCGGTGGTACGGCATCCACGCCGGTCCGATACCCGGGAAAGACCGGTGTGCATTCATCTTCACCGATATCACCGACAGGAAGCACACGGAGGAAGCGTTGCGCAAGAACGAGGAACTGCTCCGCACGATCATCGAACACTCCCGTGACGGCATCAACATGCTCGACCTCAAGACAGGGCGTTATATCTTCATAAGTCCATCCCTGGCAGAAATAACCGGCTTTTCTGCCGAAGAGATCGACAATATCTCCGCCGAGGAGGTCTTTAGCCGCGTGCATCCCGCCGACCGCGAGATCGCGATCACCCAGCAGGAGGTGCTGGCAGCAGGGCTGGAACCGTCCAGCATCGTCGAGTACCGCTGGAAGGTCAAGAGCGGCGAGTACCACTGGTTCAGCGACAGCCGCAAGGTCGTCCTCGACGAACGGGGGCACCCCGTAGCGCTGGTGGGAATCATCCGTGACGTCACCGATCGGAGGCGGGCGGAAGGAGCCCTGCGGGAGAGTGAGGAGAAGTTCCGGGCTCTTGTCGAACACTCCCTTGACGGGACTCTCATCCTTGATCCGATGGGAAAGATCCTCTTCGCGAACCATGCTGCAGCCCGGCTCGTGGGAATCAAAGATCCCGGCGAGGCGATCGGGAGAAGAAACGTCATGGAATTTATCGCCCCCGAGTCACAGGGCGATGCCATCAAAGACTTCGGGGAGGTGGCAAAAGGAATTGACGCGTTTATTGCACGCTATAAGGTCCTCACGGTGGCCGGGGCGGAGCGGTGGTTCGAGAGTATCGGGAAATCCATTGTCTTTGAGGGGGCTCCGGCAATCCTCATCTCGCTACGGGACATCACCGAGCGGCAGCGGGTAGAAGAGGCGATCCGGCAGAGCGAAGAGAAATACCGGACCCTCTTTGACAGCGCAAGCGACATCATCATCATCCACGATCTCGATGGGAAGTTTCTCGATGCGAACAGGGTGGCGACGGAACGCCTCGGCTACTCGCGGGAAGAACTGCTGACCATGAATCTCTCGATGATCGTTACGCCGGAGTTCGCCGCTCTCGTGCCCGAACGAATCGGGGAGGTTGTCGAGAAAGGCCACACGGTCTTTGAGACCGCCGATGTGACCCGCAAGGGGAGGCATATTCCTGCTGAGGTCTCGGCGCGGCTCATCTCTTACCAGGGGAGGCCTGCAGTCCTCTCCATCGTCCGGGACATCACCGAACGAAAGCGGGCTGAGGAGGCCGTGCGACAGAGCGAGGAGCGGTTCCGGCTGCTCACCGAGAATGCCTCGGACATCGTCGTCGTCCTCGATCACGAAGGACGCATCCGGTATGCGAGCCCGTCGGTGAAGACGGTCGGAGGGTATGCGCCAAAAGACCTCATCGGGAGAAGCGTCCTCGAACTGACGCATCCGGACGATCTGGCACTCGTGCTGGACGCCCTCCGCACTGCTACCGCCCATCCGAAGGGGCGGGTCACCCTCGAAGTCAGGATCCGGCATGCCTCGGGCTACTGGTCGTATCTCGAGGTCACCGGCGCCAACCTCCTGAGAGAGCCAGCCGTCCGGGGGCTCCTGGTGAACGCACGCGACATCACCGATCGCAAAAAGGCGGAAGAAGCCCTGGTGCGCCGCACCGACGACCTCATCAGGGCGAACCGGGAGGTCGAGGCGGCCCGCGACGAGGCGAATGTATACCTCGACATCATGACCCACGACGTCCGGAACGCGAACAACGTCTCGAGCATGTACGCCGACCTCCTGATGGATCTCTCCGAAGGCAACCTGAAGACCTATGCCGAGAAGTTGCATGCGAGCATCGACCGGAGCAGCGAGATCCTCATGAACGTCGCCACCATCCGGCGGGCTTCCGAGGAACCCGGCAACCTGGTGCCGGTGAACCTCGATGCGGTCATCCAGAGCGAGATCGCGGGCTTCCCCGATGCAGCGATCCGGTACCGGGGCACCCGCGTCGAGGTGCTGGCGGACGGCCTCCTCCCGACCGTCTTCACGAACCTCATCGGCAACGCCGTCAAGTTCGGCGGTCCCGACGTTGAGATCGTGGTCCGGGTCGAGGAGCAGGACGGCGAAGTGCTGGTCTCGGTCGAAGACACCGGCCCCGGCATCCAGGACGAGGTGAAGGGGAAGCTCTTCACCCGGTTCGAGCGGGGTATGGCACGGGGGAGGGGCCAGGGGCTCGGCCTCTTCATCGTCCGGACATTGGTGGAGAGGTACGGCGGGAGGGTCCGGGTCGAGGACCGCATACCGGGCCACCCGGAGTGCGGGGCGGCGTTCCGGTTCACATTGAAGAAGGCCGCATAA